The following are from one region of the Salvia hispanica cultivar TCC Black 2014 chromosome 1, UniMelb_Shisp_WGS_1.0, whole genome shotgun sequence genome:
- the LOC125193957 gene encoding uncharacterized protein LOC125193957 — translation MTKRKTTINRASTTGEASSELQPAAESRPPSPQRSQPPPTTQIPAMVPLDALAAFLKQQDPNRDWTTTLAGFSLTGGMPATSNPTPTATTEHPPTTTPKTSIPTFENISSTIAAQSEPSHPSPIHQQTEPLDVSPLSAYQDPNRGETEDKESGGRASENDKGETEEIRATDTNIDVAEEEIDLNETARKQGLMTDEEFQAVLGKGNRIVVNPEGVAEVLDLATQAVGKEEVTKEAEKSEGVVHQSVEERTDEQPEKAEQPEEEGQEPETHQEKASVVTKPKTVKRRLVLKNDPKAERQKPQRVSQRCLGKWTSNKAGANTAADAVEVSSDDKKTTPTKPGEEPSNASREDTQLATGQISATPA, via the coding sequence ATGACAAAGAGAAAGACAACCATCAACCGAGCATCTACCACCGGAGAGGCCTCGTCAGAACTCCAGCCAGCAGCCGAGTCGCGGCCGCCAAGCCCACAACGATCACAACCACCGCCGACGACACAAATTCCGGCGATGGTTCCTTTAGACGCACTGGCGGCGTTTCTAAAGCAACAGGACCCCAACAGAGACTGGACAACAACCCTAGCCGGATTTAGCCTAACCGGAGGAATGCCGGCGACATCAAACCCTACCCCAACTGCAACCACAGAACACCCACCCACCACCACCCCAAAAACCTCAATTCCGACGTTCGAAAATATTTCCTCAACAATTGCTGCACAATCAGAACCCTCCCACCCTTCTCCCATACACCAACAAACAGAGCCGCTGGACGTCAGCCCTCTTTCCGCCTATCAAGATCCCAACCGGGGAGAAACAGAAGACAAGGAGAGTGGAGGGAGAGCAAGCGAGAACGACAAAGGTGAAACAGAGGAGATTAGGGCCACTGACACAAATATCGATGTAGCGGAGGAGGAGATAGATCTGAACGAGACGGCCAGGAAGCAAGGGTTAATGACGGATGAAGAATTTCAAGCGGTTTTGGGCAAGGGGAATAGGATCGTGGTAAACCCTGAAGGGGTGGCTGAGGTACTGGACCTCGCAACCCAGGCAGTAGGGAAGGAGGAAGTAACAAAGGAAGCGGAAAAGTCGGAAGGGGTAGTCCACCAATCAGTGGAGGAGAGGACAGACGAACAACCGGAAAAGGCAGAACAACCTGAGGAGGAAGGGCAAGAGCCAGAAACACATCAAGAGAAAGCCTCAGTGGTGACTAAACCCAAGACAGTAAAGAGGAGGCTAGTGTTGAAAAACGACCCCAAGGCGGAAAGGCAGAAACCCCAAAGAGTGTCACAGAGATGTTTGGGAAAGTGGACGTCCAACAAGGCAGGAGCAAACACCGCAGCAGATGCAGTGGAGGTTTCGAGTGATGACAAGAagactactcctacaaaacctgGGGAGGAGCCCTCGAATGCTAGCCGGGAGGACACCCAATTGGCAACGGGACAGATATCGGCAACGCCGGCCTGA